The Episyrphus balteatus chromosome 3, idEpiBalt1.1, whole genome shotgun sequence genome segment TTATTCTaattgttaaaattgtttttgagaaTAAATATATAACTCTATGAGGAATGTACCCAGATTATCTTTACCATGATTAAAACAAATCTTTTGTAAACTTAGggttctattttttcaaaactattttttccttatcttaaaataacttaattcaaaataaaaaaattaatttgtaccCTATAAAAAAGCAAGTCCTAGTAATTAACAACTTTCAACCAGTCTTGTGAccctgaaaaaatgtttttgcaatATTCAGAACTAAAGTTTGTTGGAACAAGAAGAATagagcaaaaatatttttaccttacaaaaatgtaaaaaaatgttatttcattGCACATGTAAAAACATACAGGTCAACAGAATTGGTACttagaaaaacttaaatttgaaaaattttggctGTGACTTTATActgagttttatttttcaaaaaattgcattcaGTCCTGAAgctagtttaaaataaaaaacctaagTTGAACTGATTCGTTCCGTGGTTATTTAACTAGAGAATTCAGAATAGACTAATgcataaaaaaacacttttttgactGCGATTTTTGAAATTGACCAGCACAcattgtatgtttattttttaatttttatagttGTACCCGAATTGCCCCCTTTTTTCAAGCACACACTTATTATGAGGGTAGGTATTACTTCCACTTTTGGGATACTTTTTAGCTTCATTTACTAATTGCCCGTATGACACTCAATACATTCTCTTTTATATTTCTAACGAATATTTGAAGCTTTCAAAAgttatcatttatttttaacctaTGTAAAGTGCCCACTGGGTCAATGACTTAATAACTTCTAATAAAAGAAACAAGTTTAAGTTTTACTTCAAATGTTAAACAATCTAAAAATCAAAGAAGTACTCAACCGAAAATGTTTCTAAGCCAAATTGTATCTTTCTcttctctataaaaaaaaaatgattctgcAAGACATTTTACAACCCATACTTCTTACTAAGCCTATGCTAAACAAGtcaacaaatttgttttaatcttGCAAAATATGTGTAGTCAGCCATAAATGTTTCAGGTTTGACGTGAATCAAAACCAAGTACCTTCCAAACTCTTTACATGCACTAAGCCCCATTAACACCGGCTCAATTATAAACTTCATGACCTTGAGGAACTATTTCCATTCACTCAAAATTCTATTCGCAGACGTTCATGTTATTGTATATACACGGTTTTGGGTTACCTCTACCATTCTTCGACTAATTGCTTTGCTAGAGAAGTTcacttcaaagaaaaaaaaaaatccaagacaacaacgaaaaaaacaCTCAGGGCAACGTGCAAATTATTTAAagcttgttgtgtttttttttttttttttttacgattcaATTTTGGACTTGAATTGCCTTGGTTTCGCTTTCCGCAACGCACACAAACACATTCATTGCTCGCCAGTTTGCACTTACCAACTAATAAATAGATGTAAACACTCGAATGATTTGACGTTGTCGCTGCTGGTAATATAAATAATTCTTATCATTTGGCGTTTTTTGCTTAtcgtttgcaataattttttttcgtaacCTTGATTATAcatattagatttttttgattagtcattttgtttaattttaatattttaatttaaaagtaacaaattCGAGAGACAAGACAGCATattgagttttatttaaaaaaccagGGAGTGCTGCTTGGTGTGCTAAATGAATgtatgaattttattaattaaatggaAAGATGAattagaatagtttttttttataattaatcaTCATCCGTACGATTAAGTGATACATGTAATGCAATGTACTATCAGACTTTATAATAATAGGGGTTCCTTAATAAACCCCCTGAATTCTAAATAAGCATCAAaacattgaagtttttttcggtAAATTTACTAATGAAATGCAGTTGACTAAAGTCCGATTACTTTTAATGATGATGTATTAtactatttctataaataattattatttaaatataacaaaaatcttGATTAAAGATAACTCGTTTTAAGTTAAATGTGGCAAATCCAAAAAAGAAgtttcttataaattttatcAGCATTTCtagaaattcatttttcattatttaaaattgacATAGTTATGTTCTGCATACTATTGCTATTTATAACAAATGATATAACTCGAAATAACTTGATTCTTTAGAGaagcaaaataaattttgtttgaatttgatAGTTCGTtgttcaaatttaattaaagttgCTCAAATTTAATTAGATTTGCTACATCATGGATATAATGGGATTGGAAAGCGTTTCATCAACTTTAGCAGTAGAGATTGTAAGAGCTATTTGTTCTTGACGGTCTAAGTAAGCTCCACATTAAAGGATAAAGTAACGATTGGATGTCAGCCTATAGGTCTTCTCCTATTGGCTAAATATCTATGAAAGCCAATACGAGCAGCAGGATTTACTTTGAGTATCGAACCCTCTCAGGGATtaccaattttagaaaatcCATCTGCACTGTTTTCCAGCCTGTAAATTCTGAGCGTATAGCCAGAAATTTGGAATCCACCTTTGTCtcaatgttttaaaattacTCTTTCATTTAGCGATCTATTTTAATCCATTGATTTCAATGAATCAATAGGTtgaatttgcagaaaaataaaTACGTTTGCGTTGGGTCACTCTGCAAAATTTTCAAGTGTCCTAAAATATTGATTGCGGACAAAAAACATTCATGTTTTAGAACGACATTCTTTGAACCTGGTTGAAAATTTTTGAGCCATTCTAAAGTTgggaaaaaaagtatatttttttggcGTAGTTTACAAATTTTAGCGAATCGATGTAGAGCAGTCATCAAAACCAGGGTTACtgctaaaaatattaaatttatacatTAAGGTTCAAAAATAGACGAAATTTTGAATtctcattaattttttatgagttaaaaaacattttgtgtTGAATTAAGCAGTTATTCataaataaaggaaaaaaaatatttttacaataatttaaaatctcaataaaaaaaaacgaaaaaaaaaatcgaatagtttttttcaacattttagaAAAACAGCACGAATCCAATCCAACTCATTCcgaaaaaaagcaaatttattttttttttaaataaggatGCCATTAAATAGTGCTtagttattaatttatttttgactaaaagtggacatgtgccgtttttcccttaaaaaaagtttaaatctaAAACCATAAACTTCAAtgttttttcctaaattttagaatataataattacactggtcaacaaggtttttgttatagaaaccaagatatacttttctacgagcttttgtgtgctgagctcgaatccgaagttagaaaaattttatcacatcacgttttagcgatattcccgttagaaaatcgaaaattccgTTTTTTGCCAGTTTTCGATATTATTTCCTAGCGTATTGTTATTTGTTTGAATTACATTTTGTAATTACAttacggtttctaaaagaactgaTTGTTGTCTTTTTAAAtccatttaaatcttttaaatatcgcTTTTATTcttcgagaaatcttaagttgaaatcaacatgtttggtatatctcatgttcctttgcttttaatagcaaatctcgaaaagttctttaccaatcgctttcaaatttttacacaaCGTTTTGTTTAAATTCCTGTAAGttcttatattgtttttaacgagaaaataaaatatttttttttaaattttgttttgttttgttttgtctttttttgttaattgttctagttttaactaaaaatttctaaatacttacatatgtatattgagCAAACACTTATCTTACTAATTTATGTAGTATGTTATTTGTTACTTAATATCTATTCATGTTTTATCTCCtgaatattatattaaaatataatgccAGACCAATTCTAAGTCggtaattttattaactttaaaaatgtttgtaaaagaacactttatttattatttaagttatttaactAATTAGTAACTAACAATATCCAATAAAGTAAATGAAATGGCATAATcagatcaaaataaaaaaacattagatTACTCTACTACATGACAATCGTTTTAGATTAGTTACAAGAATTATAAGCATCAAGCTAACTTCCTTGGTCGAAAATAAAAACCAACAGCAACAAATTGATCGTTATTAATTGagaatttcttttattattatttttctcgtCACCGATTTATAAATAACTTGTATTCTTTATGCATCCAAtacaagttgtttttttttgttttgacttttgAGGCGctcttctttttaatttatctcCTTAAACTTTTACATAATACTTCTAGACTGGCATTTACATTACCATTTTTAGGAACTCTCATTGCTGCGCACTAATTGTCAGTCAATCGAATTGTTAAACTTGCCTTTATGAAATGTCTCTGAATACGCcgaataattattatttcagACAACACATTACAGaagcaaatattttattgaaagcaAAACTGATTTGAATATCTAATTAGAatgattaataaattaattgaagACATCAAAATTAGTTCGTTcagaaaataaatacatatatcaacaaaaattcAAGAGAATAAGTTGGCATTGTGAGTCATAACGATTACAGCATTCTGGTGAAGAATAAAtaacaaatgcaaaaaaaaatatttttttaaaaactggtaACAGTTTACGGTTAAATAAAATAAGGCTATTTAAATGGTATTGACCccggaaaataataaaaaaaaaggccaATTCCGAAGTTATGTATGCAAATGTGCGAACATACTTAACATAATTTAAAACCAAGTGAAAAAGTTATATTAGCTGATATACTGATGAAAAGgtttttctttgttgtttttatgGCATTATAAAAATTACTCAGTCGGCTTTGAGTCACTGAAGAACTCAATCGtagtttcaaaaaatgaaacacaTAGTACCTAAAGGGGAGAAATATTCCTGGCACTTAGCTAATAATAAGGTGATATGGCATTAAATACGCGAACATTCAactaatataaattaatatattagGTATATGAGTTATTTCGACAAAGCTTGTAAGCATCGGTAATAGGGAATGTGTTGGAATTCCCTCATTGCCAAGTTTCTGATAATCTGTTTAGTCTATCCTTTAACATGGGAATACTAAATCAACCGCTCGtggtttattttttgcaaggtGGTTATAAGCTTCTTAACTTCTGCTGCCATACGAAGCCATCACAACAACAGAGTAGTTTCATTTTTAGTTGGCACCAATTATTACGAACACAAGTAGTTCCGCTATTGATCATAGATCAAAGATATTTAAACTATTCACACTTGGAAAATTGTGCCCCGCGGCGCAATTGTTACAATGGTCTGGGTTCGAATCTCAGCCTACACCACCTAAGCATTTTTTTATGGGAACCGCCTCTTGCGAGGAATTGAAAAAGCCTTTAAGAGCATTATTACCATAAAAAGTCAACCTCTGCTTCGGACTCGGCGGTAAATTGTAGATCCTTTAAATTCTTGCAAATCAATTACCCGCACACAAGAATGGTTAAGAGTCAACCACTAGGCATTGCTGCTTCACTTTTAAAAACGCtaattcattcaaataaatgtcagaaaaAGCAGAGTGTGATCAGAAAATGAGCAATataatgtggagtaaatccggcgtactccgtagtactaaaattactttggagtaatttttttttttacacttttgtggcgtcaaagaacacaaaaccttcaaaagtgcaaaaataagtactaaaagggtactctcatttgagtgaaagaaaacgacataagactTTTGTGCTTATACCTTACTCATATCTTCTAAAAAAATCCACAATTTTGCCAAGCGTTGCAGGGATGTAGCTTCATCGTTGGCAAAGATTGATACTCTTTATTTTTAAGCACGTAAAGAAAGCGATACATTTTTTAGAGCTCAATATGAAGGACTAAAATTCTTCGCTTGAAACTGGAGCACTTATACGTAATTTtaactgtgttttattttcctcgtgatccggatcagatcattatttttattagctttacaacaaaggcaggattttgttttgttattgtttcgcaaataaataaatgatctgatccggatcacgagtaaaataaaacacagcttttGTATTGCAATTCAACGGCTTAATTTTCGTCTGTATTTATTACCGCACTAAACTTTTATGCtttatgtcatttttttaacacCTTACAGTTATTTTGCACAGTTAAGTGTTTTATGAATGTCGATAAAGCTTACATCAGTGTATCGTTACCCAAGAACTTTACTGCTACAACACTTTCTCCTGCAACTTTTAGGAAAATCAGCTAAAACAAATTGCCGATCAATACATTCCCGAAGCTAGACTTTTTCCTCTAAAAACTGGTTAAGCCTTTAAACATGTCCAAACTCACATTACATAGACACATAGACAAACGTAGCTTAAAAGCTCTCAATTTAGCATTATAACTAAAATCTCTGATTAGGTCTCTGTGCTTGATGGTCAGCCTTAAAACCGTTTTGAGAAACTGTAAAAAACTCATGAACTAgccaaacaaaataaactaaaattctGCAATGTAAACATTTTGTTCGACGAAAGGACTACTTTCAAGGAACCAAACTGAGGTGGAATTGGGTGAGGCGATAGTTGATAGTCCAAAAATGACAATGGATACATGGAtacattttctattttcttaCCGAAGATATTTGAACTTTTGCATCAACAATATCTGTGCCCATATTGAAAAATACATGAAACTAATACATACAATAtcgttttcttctattattttaGGTTTTCTGTGTGCAGCATGTATATTTATGCTATGGACAAGGCATTTGGTAATGGTCTATCTATTCGTCATATCTGTGGGTTTGACATTTCTATCATATTGGAGTAATGTATCAGCATTGGCCCTAATGGAAAGTGGGCCATGTCTACTAGTCGACATTCTCTCATTCAACACATCACGTCTGTTAGATCCTGGAGGTGTTGTCCTCTCACTAATGCCACATCTCGTCGCCCAATGGTTTATGGGAATGCTATTTGCATACATTCATCTAGGTCCACGCTATGAATTTCTTCAGAAAAAGATGCCCTTCATATTTGTTAGTCCCATTCTATTGGCAATGTTGCCATTACCTCCCTCATTCCTTAAACTAACACCAGCTTTTGCTGGAATAATACCATTTATCCTCACCAAAATTACACTCTACACAAGTGCAATGGAAGCGggtaaaacgattttaaatggCTATGAATATGcaatgaattttgtctcaaactTTGGTCTATCGGCGTTAATTGAAAACGAATGGCAACGGTTAAATGTGCCATGTGTTTTGCGAGTATTCTGGTCTATAAGGTAATGTCtatctaaattaaaaatattcaaatctattaaataaattattctttcAGAATTGGTCAAGAGCTTATTTCGCTGATCTTTGCAAAGGACGTTAGCCTAAATGTTATTGGGACAGTGCACAAACTGCTTTCGGATGGATGTGAGACTCTGACAGCTGTACTTGGAATGACCAGTGTCATTTCGATAGTCTGTCACTACATTGGCAAGATGTTCCAATGGTTCTTAATGTCTGGCGATACAGATGAGGAAAAATCATTGGGTACCGTTTCGGCAGTACTCTTTTATATTCTTGCACTGCAGACTGGTCTGACTTCGTTGTCGCCTGACAAGCGCTTCATTCGTCTGTGTAGAAACCTGTGCCTTTTAGTTACCGCATTATTACATTTCCTTCACAATATTGTTTCACCAATTCTGATGTCACTGAGTGCAGCAAGAAGTCCATCGAGGAAACGTCATACACGTGCCTTGGtcgtgtgtgtttttttgttggtgGCACCGATTAGTTTACTTTTGGTGCTATGGTCAAGACATTCACCTTCTACCTGGATGTTAGCCGTTACTGCCTTTTCTGTTGAAGTCATTGTTAAAGTAAATTATAacctttccaaaaatactttttataaatatattttttttaaatttttgtcaagGTTCTTGTGAGCTTAGCAACATATGCACTATTCTTATACGATGCTAGAAGAGACTCCTTTTGGGAAAAATTGGACGATTATGTGTACTATGTTCGTGCTTTTGGTAATTCAGTTGAATTTTGCTTTGGCATTTTGCTCTTTTTCAATGGTGCCTGGATTCTTTTCTTCGAATCTGGTAAGTTAGTTATTGATTAAAgcacatatttatttatttataaaatatataaacatcACATTCTGTTGTATGTTTAGTGTAGTTAAATTTAGTGCTATAGCAGCTTtttgagtttgtttttgttctttagttttgtttttgcttaagTGTATGGAACTAAATATGGTTATGTTTTGTTTCGTCTTATGTATTTGttcgattatttaaaaaaaacacatataccACTTTTTGTTTTGGACtcattttggtgaaaaaaaaatcattgcacCAAAAACAAATGTAAAGAGTAGTAAGTTTGCGATTTCGAGACACTGGACGACCAACACAACCCAAATTGTTTCATTATTTGTCAGCGATagaaaaattcataataattattaaatttttgcatttattaatttttctatacaagaaaatgttacacatacgccatagtgaccgcttcagtttgaacttcaaaaatgtttatcgGTGGGAAAAAGTGGAGTAACTGTCgcttaaaaaattgcattaactCAAAACCGGGCTGAACAGCACCGACCACCGATTTGGATGATTATTTTTAAAccgtctttaatttaaaatacttaaaCATCTATTGACTAAAAATTGCATATGTtgccatattattttttttttttaatttgaattgaaattctTGCAAAAGAAAGCATttgctttcattttttttttttttatttcataaaataaaagataCCAAAGTATTTGCccggttttataaaaaaaatgtatggaagtAGGGGACAatttttcatcttcttcttccttttattCTTGGCTGTAATGATCTCGATATGATCGAGGAAATGCTAAGAACTCCTCTGTATCTGCTTTACATAATTGATTCGCCTGTTTGGTTTAAAGAGTTGACCACGGAAATCCTCTCCTTTTTCTATTGTTTCATTTCGGAGGCCAACTGAATGGTGGTGTCTTTGCATTTGCCTATACCAttagtttttaggcctacctttcatCTTATTTCGTATTTAAACGTTGATGATATTGCCTTTTTGGCCtttttgaacatggcaataccaactgagttggtcggttaagttttttaaagattgtacTTTTAACATGGTATTTCCCcggcatcttcatctcagctgccttTGAATTACTCTCATACTTTCTGTACATTGTTCGACATTGAGTTCGAAATTTGTGGGTGGTGGACGCACAACCATGGTATAGAGCCTTTTGTTTTTGGACATTTTGGTGATCTTTCCTCGATGATACCATATTCTGTTTTTCCGTTTACTTAAGACCAGTTAACTCAGAGttagttaattttaaaaattaatttacatatatattCAATTAGTTCAAGAGCCAAATTTTCACTTGATACAGAATTAGCTAAAGAAAATAGTTGAGTTAACTCgggtttaaatttaagatttctcCTCACACGTGGGAGGAAAAATcttatatgtatgtatcttGGGTATATTGTTTCACATAGCGAAACACATTACCATTTCTTCTGCCAAAGAAATCCTGAACAGGTTTGTCATTTTTAGTCGCTTTCTAAATCTGCGCGTAAGCGCATAGAAAATTGATTCCAAATAGAACGCTTATAAGATCATTATTATGTGGTCAAACAATTGTTGcgtttttttattaagtttttggCAATTGATAACGAAATATTGAGAATATTTTCTGTAAATATGTTGTAGATTTTTACGCCAAACTTTAAGGGATTTAATTAATCGTGAATAGAATGTGAAAAAAGGGATACTACttttgaatttcgaaaaaaaaatgacaccCTATTGTATTCAGACTCATATAAAATGTTATGTTGTACAAAGCTTAAAGGTTAATACTTTCATCTgtgggattttttgaaattctttccATTGACTGCGAATTTTCTACGATATCCGTGATCATCTTTGTTGTGTTCAGTATCAGTCCTGTTTCACTGTTTTAGCAGCAAGTCATATTCACAATCCTTGTATCCGAATAGTTATTTGCTCTTCTATAAACTAACATGAAAACATTCATCTTCGTTTCAAACAATGAGGGCATACAGCCGTTTTGTATTGACCTCAATATGAAACAGCTTATGCATAGTTTGTAcaatttttagtatttaataCCAATAACATCATTAAACACACGTGGAGCGTGCGTCTTTCTTATTCCATTCTACATAAAACGATCCTAATGTTCGAAAatatactcatatttttatgGTTTCCACCTCTTATAATTCCTCAAGTAGAACCTTATTGTTTCATCAAGATGTTTATTAGATGTTTTCATAACATTGACCATTTTGCAAAAGAATTAATACAAATCCAAGAAAACTTGTTCGGAAAACCACATCCATGTTACCTCACATTGTTGCCGTTGAATCGATAAAACCGATCATGCATATTCAAATTCACTCTCGTTTTTCTCACCCATCGAAaccatatttttgaataaaagaaaaaaaaaacagaaattttatttaattgaaaaacaaaaaacaaaaaaaaacaagaacaaaacaaactgtgtgcatgtatttttatttggttGATTTGGTGTACCGTATGATATAACTTGATAGCACAAAATGCTACAGGGGGCGCAATCAGAGCCATCATGATGTGCATCCATGCCTATTTCAATATCTGGTGTGAGGCTCGTGCCGGCTGGTCCATTTTCATGAAACGAAGATCTGCTGTGGATAAGATATCAGCTCTGCCCGAAGCTACAGAAGCTCaacttaataatttaaatgatgTTTGTGCAATTTGTCATCAGGTAAGTTTGAAACTTTCATAAAAAGTAGAACTTAACTAAACATTCAACTCATTTCAGCAAATGGAATCGGCTAAAATAACTCGATGCAGGCACTTCTTCCACGGAGTCTGTCTCCGAAAGTGGCTTTACGTGCAAGACCGGTGTCCACTTTGCCACGAAATAATGATGTACATAGACAGACCCGGAGAAAACAACCAAATTCCAGCCAACAATCAACAGGAAGAGCGGCCAAATaatgtagaataaattatttaaatacctCCATTATTTTTATCTTGCTAAACATGGTTTCAATTTTCAAGAATAACGCCCAAGAATTACTTCGAAGGGCAACCGGACAACATGAGACTCGCGAAGCCGTGCCAAATCGAATGGCAGCTGTTGCATCAATTGGAACATCTCTCCCGACAGCGGCAGCAGCCTCATCCGTAGCGGGGACAGCATCATCTAGCAATAGTACAGGCGATGATAGCAGCAGCTCTATAGTTCACAATTTTCGACTTTCACCGCCACCTGTAGAACTTCAGGAGTAGGTACTTACCTCAATCATTATTAGCTCCATTACTACCACCACGaatgaataaaagaaaacagtCAAGTCGAATGCTCATatagaaacaaagaaaaaaaaaaaaaaaacaattatcaaAAACAACGACTACCCAATACCGTTACCGCCTCAATCATTATATAGAGAAGCTGCCTCCGGGTTCGTGTCGTAGTGCAAGTAATAAAAAATCAGATGTAGGTGttcattgtaaataaaaaaaaaatctgctatTGCAACTCGAGCAAACATTCGGAAATTCTCGTATCGAGTTGTCCAAAAAAACACGTCCACACATCTTTGCaccgattttaaaaatcaaaacaaaacaaaaaaaaaacttttaacagtCAATATACtttacttatttgtttttatataatttcttcaattcattttatttacattCAATTGTCTAATAAcaattgtttcctttttttttgattattttcataaataatttctttctgTTATTTTAGAGATATTTttagtgaaaattaaaaaaaaaaaataaatttaagggtGATTATTATTGTACTATgtattttataatatatttaataatCTTAGCCaacataaaattgaaaaaaaaaataatgataaaacataaaaaagagaaaagagaaacaaaac includes the following:
- the LOC129913552 gene encoding protein TRC8 homolog isoform X2 — translated: MSFRAKVLGLVDVMMRVPPILVIDEILKIGMGLPTRLYPPLEKTGALTDDVVIEGVPVDGNISSSTTASNLSTSTSNLTNNNNNVPGLATTASAAIGLLIKNATETVGGVVDGGGGNAGGGFVVEEGFEAAIESNLNDILSITAVKFVICLVGFLCAACIFMLWTRHLVMVYLFVISVGLTFLSYWSNVSALALMESGPCLLVDILSFNTSRLLDPGGVVLSLMPHLVAQWFMGMLFAYIHLGPRYEFLQKKMPFIFVSPILLAMLPLPPSFLKLTPAFAGIIPFILTKITLYTSAMEAGKTILNGYEYAMNFVSNFGLSALIENEWQRLNVPCVLRVFWSIRIGQELISLIFAKDVSLNVIGTVHKLLSDGCETLTAVLGMTSVISIVCHYIGKMFQWFLMSGDTDEEKSLGTVSAVLFYILALQTGLTSLSPDKRFIRLCRNLCLLVTALLHFLHNIVSPILMSLSAARSPSRKRHTRALVVCVFLLVAPISLLLVLWSRHSPSTWMLAVTAFSVEVIVKVLVSLATYALFLYDARRDSFWEKLDDYVYYVRAFGNSVEFCFGILLFFNGAWILFFESGGAIRAIMMCIHAYFNIWCEARAGWSIFMKRRSAVDKISALPEATEAQLNNLNDVCAICHQQMESAKITRCRHFFHGVCLRKWLYVQDRCPLCHEIMMYIDRPGENNQIPANNQQEERPNNNNAQELLRRATGQHETREAVPNRMAAVASIGTSLPTAAAASSVAGTASSSNSTGDDSSSSIVHNFRLSPPPVELQE
- the LOC129913552 gene encoding protein TRC8 homolog isoform X1, whose product is MSFRAKVLGLVDVMMRVPPILVIDEILKIGMGLPTRLYPPLEKTGALTDDVVIEGVPVDGNISSSTTASNLSTSTSNLTNNNNNVPGLATTASAAIGLLIKNATETVGGVVDGGGGNAGGGFVVEEGFEAAIESNLNDILSITAVKFVICLVGFLCAACIFMLWTRHLVMVYLFVISVGLTFLSYWSNVSALALMESGPCLLVDILSFNTSRLLDPGGVVLSLMPHLVAQWFMGMLFAYIHLGPRYEFLQKKMPFIFVSPILLAMLPLPPSFLKLTPAFAGIIPFILTKITLYTSAMEAGKTILNGYEYAMNFVSNFGLSALIENEWQRLNVPCVLRVFWSIRIGQELISLIFAKDVSLNVIGTVHKLLSDGCETLTAVLGMTSVISIVCHYIGKMFQWFLMSGDTDEEKSLGTVSAVLFYILALQTGLTSLSPDKRFIRLCRNLCLLVTALLHFLHNIVSPILMSLSAARSPSRKRHTRALVVCVFLLVAPISLLLVLWSRHSPSTWMLAVTAFSVEVIVKVLVSLATYALFLYDARRDSFWEKLDDYVYYVRAFGNSVEFCFGILLFFNGAWILFFESAQNATGGAIRAIMMCIHAYFNIWCEARAGWSIFMKRRSAVDKISALPEATEAQLNNLNDVCAICHQQMESAKITRCRHFFHGVCLRKWLYVQDRCPLCHEIMMYIDRPGENNQIPANNQQEERPNNNNAQELLRRATGQHETREAVPNRMAAVASIGTSLPTAAAASSVAGTASSSNSTGDDSSSSIVHNFRLSPPPVELQE